From the genome of Pseudomonas sp. AB6, one region includes:
- a CDS encoding protease modulator HflK: MRVDLDGESVGLDSLPRFQRAAFHALRLQRFGYGLAALGLFSFVLAMFAMLFSPATLWSAVLINNAAALWVLVAGLQSAYWIARWRAQTLAAANLSSVIEPLPIDAQSNPEEPAGWYERLSSRINGSSVSLLAQVGLPTIWLGGWALLAILTVKWTWNLSLVGSSVGPIGNIVGTVALLIAFGLLVLERQLAHELPAEWPEAAQLAQLTRVAIACLLLSAICLFFSTPSRIWPARLAVLTGLLPVLVAFELLLRGVMSLFSPRNERIEPRLLASSFVAGLLRWPPQPLLALENELHNRFGIDLRQIWAFTYMRRAFLPVLAVVLGLGWLLSGVHEIPMQGRGIYERFGKPVQVFGPGLHTGLPWPFGRVLAVENGVVHELATSVSESNAVEQVLEPAEGPAPLSANRLWDASHINEKSQVIASSAGDKPASQKQSFQIVNMDVRFVYRIGLTDQAAMAATYNSADVPTLIRSTASRILVHDFASRTLDELLGEQRAALSSDIGDAVQADLKKLDSGVEILATVVESIHPPAGAANAYHAVQAAQIGAQALISRERGAASEQSNLAELNASLAKDNASAAAREVLATAQGADLRFSAERHAYDQAGKAFLLEQYLTQLSHGLAHAKLLILDHRLGGDTAPTIDLRTFTLPADPSAPSKAAHSGVVP, encoded by the coding sequence ATGCGGGTTGATCTGGATGGTGAAAGCGTGGGGCTTGATAGCTTGCCGCGCTTTCAAAGGGCTGCGTTCCATGCCCTTCGGTTGCAGCGGTTTGGTTACGGGTTGGCGGCATTGGGCTTATTCAGCTTCGTACTGGCTATGTTCGCGATGCTTTTTTCGCCTGCCACGCTCTGGTCTGCGGTTCTGATTAATAACGCTGCCGCGTTGTGGGTGTTGGTGGCTGGTTTGCAGTCTGCGTATTGGATCGCCCGTTGGCGTGCACAAACGCTGGCTGCTGCAAACCTTTCATCGGTGATCGAACCGTTGCCGATTGACGCACAGTCCAATCCAGAAGAACCCGCCGGATGGTATGAGCGCCTGTCGAGTCGCATCAACGGCAGCAGCGTATCGCTTCTGGCGCAGGTGGGGCTGCCGACGATATGGTTGGGCGGTTGGGCGTTGCTGGCTATTTTGACGGTGAAATGGACCTGGAACCTGAGCCTCGTCGGATCAAGTGTCGGCCCCATTGGCAATATCGTCGGCACCGTTGCACTTTTGATCGCTTTCGGATTACTGGTGCTGGAACGCCAATTGGCCCACGAATTACCGGCTGAGTGGCCTGAAGCGGCACAACTGGCGCAACTGACTCGAGTCGCTATTGCCTGCTTGTTGCTCAGTGCAATATGCCTGTTTTTTTCCACGCCTTCCCGCATCTGGCCTGCCCGACTTGCCGTATTGACCGGTCTACTGCCTGTTCTGGTAGCGTTTGAACTATTGCTCCGCGGGGTCATGTCGCTGTTCAGCCCGCGCAACGAGCGGATTGAGCCGAGACTCTTGGCCAGTAGTTTTGTCGCCGGCCTGCTGCGTTGGCCGCCGCAGCCTTTGTTGGCGCTTGAGAACGAACTGCACAACCGTTTCGGCATCGATCTGCGCCAGATATGGGCATTTACCTACATGCGGCGGGCCTTTTTGCCGGTGCTGGCGGTGGTATTGGGGCTGGGCTGGTTGCTAAGTGGTGTACATGAAATTCCGATGCAGGGGCGAGGTATTTACGAGCGTTTCGGCAAGCCAGTGCAAGTTTTCGGTCCGGGCTTACACACCGGTTTGCCATGGCCTTTTGGGCGCGTGTTGGCGGTAGAAAACGGCGTTGTGCATGAGTTGGCGACCAGCGTTTCGGAGTCAAACGCGGTCGAGCAGGTTCTTGAGCCTGCCGAAGGCCCGGCGCCACTTAGTGCTAATCGTCTGTGGGACGCCAGCCATATCAACGAGAAGTCCCAAGTCATCGCTAGTAGCGCAGGCGACAAGCCTGCCTCCCAAAAGCAGAGCTTTCAAATCGTCAATATGGACGTGCGGTTTGTCTATCGAATCGGCTTGACCGATCAGGCCGCAATGGCTGCGACTTACAACAGTGCTGACGTTCCAACGCTGATTCGTAGCACCGCGAGCCGGATATTGGTCCACGATTTTGCGTCGCGGACGTTGGATGAACTGCTCGGCGAGCAAAGGGCCGCACTGTCTTCGGACATCGGTGACGCTGTGCAAGCGGACCTGAAGAAGCTCGACAGTGGCGTAGAAATTTTAGCGACAGTCGTCGAGTCAATTCATCCACCCGCGGGGGCTGCTAACGCCTACCATGCGGTGCAAGCGGCGCAGATCGGCGCTCAAGCGTTAATTTCTCGGGAGCGGGGCGCAGCCAGCGAGCAATCGAACTTGGCCGAACTGAACGCCAGTTTAGCGAAAGACAACGCCTCTGCGGCGGCGCGTGAGGTTCTGGCCACGGCTCAAGGCGCAGACCTTCGCTTCAGCGCCGAGCGTCATGCTTATGACCAGGCTGGCAAAGCGTTTTTACTGGAGCAGTACCTGACGCAGCTAAGCCATGGTTTGGCCCACGCCAAATTACTGATCCTTGATCACCGGCTCGGCGGCGACACCGCCCCGACCATCGATTTGCGTACTTTCACGTTACCGGCAGACCCATCGGCGCCGAGTAAAGCCGCCCATTCAGGAGTCGTCCCTTGA
- a CDS encoding glucan biosynthesis protein D yields the protein MNRRNLLKASLALAAYTGLPATGLLAARAFAATADGDVEHFDFTILQTTAKQLASTPFVDTNEQLPPTLGTMTPQQFNAIQYDPAHSLWGDNKGQLDVQFFHVGMGFKQPIRMYSVDPQTNESREVHFRPQMFNYDKSGVDKSQLKGDLGFAGFKLFKAPEIATHDILSFLGASYFRAVDSSGQYGLSARGLAIDTYAKRKEEFPNFTRFWLETPTKDSTRFVVYALLDSPSATGAYRFDIDCQANQVVMAIDAHINARKDIEQLGIAAMTSMFSCGTHERHMCDTLHPEIHDSDRLAMWRGNGEWICRPLNNPATLQFNAFADKDPKGFGLVQTDHEFSSYQDTVDWYNQRPSLWVEPTTPWGEGSIDLLEIPTTGETLDNIVAFWTPKAPVTAGSSLNFGYKLYWSALPPVSTPLAQVRATRSGMGGFIEGWAPGEHYPEVWARRFAVDFTGGGLDRLPEGTRIEPVVTVSGGEVKDFNVLVIPDIKGYRVTFDWYPNSDSVAPVELRLFIRTHDRTLSETWLYQYFPPAPDKRRYN from the coding sequence ATGAATCGCAGGAATCTTCTGAAAGCATCACTTGCTCTCGCGGCCTACACAGGCTTACCCGCAACGGGACTGCTTGCAGCGCGGGCCTTCGCAGCCACGGCTGATGGCGACGTCGAGCATTTCGATTTCACAATCCTGCAAACCACCGCCAAACAACTGGCCAGCACGCCGTTCGTTGACACCAATGAACAATTGCCGCCGACCCTGGGGACGATGACGCCCCAACAATTCAATGCCATCCAATACGACCCGGCGCACTCTTTGTGGGGCGACAACAAAGGTCAACTGGACGTGCAGTTTTTCCATGTCGGCATGGGCTTCAAACAGCCGATCCGCATGTACAGCGTCGATCCCCAGACCAATGAGTCGCGGGAGGTTCACTTCCGGCCGCAAATGTTCAACTACGACAAAAGCGGCGTCGATAAATCCCAGCTCAAGGGTGACTTGGGCTTCGCCGGGTTCAAGTTGTTCAAGGCTCCGGAAATCGCGACCCATGACATTCTGTCGTTTCTCGGCGCCAGCTACTTCCGCGCCGTGGACAGCTCTGGGCAATACGGCCTATCCGCCCGTGGCTTGGCCATCGACACCTACGCCAAACGCAAGGAAGAATTTCCCAATTTCACCAGGTTCTGGCTTGAGACGCCGACCAAGGACAGTACTCGATTCGTTGTGTACGCCTTGCTCGACTCCCCCAGCGCGACCGGCGCTTACCGTTTCGATATCGACTGTCAGGCCAACCAAGTGGTCATGGCCATCGACGCCCACATCAACGCCCGCAAAGACATCGAGCAATTGGGCATTGCGGCCATGACCAGCATGTTCAGTTGCGGCACTCACGAACGGCACATGTGCGACACTCTTCACCCCGAGATCCACGACTCTGACCGCCTGGCCATGTGGCGCGGCAACGGTGAGTGGATCTGCCGACCGCTGAACAACCCCGCAACGTTGCAATTCAACGCATTCGCCGATAAAGACCCCAAGGGATTTGGCCTGGTACAGACCGATCACGAGTTTTCCAGCTATCAGGACACCGTCGATTGGTACAACCAACGACCAAGCCTGTGGGTCGAGCCCACTACCCCGTGGGGCGAGGGTTCGATCGACCTGCTGGAAATCCCGACCACGGGGGAAACCCTGGATAACATCGTCGCGTTCTGGACGCCCAAAGCCCCTGTGACGGCGGGTTCGTCCCTTAACTTTGGCTACAAACTCTACTGGAGCGCCCTGCCCCCGGTCAGCACGCCACTGGCACAGGTGCGTGCCACCCGATCCGGGATGGGCGGTTTCATCGAAGGCTGGGCGCCGGGCGAGCATTACCCGGAAGTCTGGGCGCGCCGATTTGCGGTCGATTTCACCGGGGGTGGCCTGGACCGATTGCCCGAAGGCACCCGCATCGAACCGGTGGTTACCGTGTCGGGCGGTGAAGTGAAAGACTTCAACGTGTTGGTAATTCCAGACATCAAGGGCTATCGAGTGACGTTTGATTGGTACCCCAACAGCGACTCGGTGGCCCCTGTCGAATTACGCCTGTTCATTCGGACCCACGACAGAACCCTAAGCGAAACCTGGCTCTACCAGTATTTCCCGCCGGCCCCTGATAAACGCCGCTATAACTGA
- a CDS encoding protease modulator HflK: MSEVVTERPPVNSPWLQASRLAFLGLYGVTLLAALGWALSNVRQIDPQNRAVVLRLGALERIQSAGLLTAWPQPFEQVVLLPSADRVIERRVETLLRSKPALDADRISSFAAPMSDALAGSGYLLTGDAGVVQLDVTVYYKVTDPYAFVLQGEHVLPALDRLVNRSTVALTAARDLDTILVARPEMVSPDSKSAERRERLRGDLVRGINQRLAELAATGLGIGIEIARVDVQSSLPASAVNAFNAVLTASQLADQAVANARTEAEKLTQTATQQADRTVQVAHAQASERLAKAQADTATVTSLAQSVRDKSDPGLLMRIYRERVPKILGQAGSVTTVDPHDDSHLIIQGAEK, encoded by the coding sequence ATGAGTGAAGTCGTCACTGAGCGGCCTCCGGTCAATAGTCCTTGGTTGCAGGCGAGCCGTTTGGCTTTTCTCGGTTTGTACGGCGTGACCTTGCTGGCTGCACTGGGGTGGGCGTTGTCCAACGTTCGCCAGATTGATCCGCAGAACCGTGCAGTAGTTCTGCGTCTCGGAGCACTGGAGCGTATTCAAAGCGCCGGTTTACTCACCGCGTGGCCGCAACCGTTCGAACAAGTCGTGTTATTGCCGTCGGCGGATCGAGTGATTGAGCGTCGAGTCGAAACATTGCTGCGCTCAAAGCCTGCCTTGGACGCTGACCGAATCTCAAGCTTCGCTGCGCCAATGAGCGATGCGTTGGCGGGCTCAGGGTATTTGCTGACCGGCGATGCTGGCGTGGTGCAGCTCGATGTGACGGTGTACTACAAAGTCACCGACCCGTATGCCTTTGTCCTGCAGGGCGAACATGTTTTGCCTGCGCTGGACCGTCTGGTCAATCGCAGCACGGTGGCGCTCACCGCCGCGCGAGATCTGGACACAATCTTAGTGGCACGTCCAGAGATGGTCAGCCCGGACAGCAAGTCTGCCGAACGTCGTGAGCGCCTGCGCGGCGATCTGGTCCGAGGCATCAATCAGCGCCTGGCGGAGTTAGCGGCCACAGGCTTAGGAATAGGTATCGAAATCGCTCGAGTGGACGTGCAGTCAAGCCTGCCGGCTTCGGCTGTGAATGCATTTAACGCAGTGCTGACCGCCAGCCAACTCGCGGATCAGGCGGTGGCTAATGCCCGCACCGAAGCGGAAAAACTCACGCAAACTGCCACACAGCAAGCCGACCGCACCGTGCAAGTGGCGCATGCCCAAGCGTCTGAGCGCTTGGCTAAAGCCCAGGCGGATACGGCGACGGTGACTAGTTTGGCGCAGTCGGTTCGTGACAAAAGTGATCCAGGACTGTTGATGCGGATCTATCGCGAGCGCGTGCCAAAAATTCTTGGCCAGGCCGGTTCCGTGACCACGGTCGACCCCCATGACGATTCCCACCTGATTATTCAGGGAGCAGAAAAATGA
- a CDS encoding protease modulator HflC, protein MSLFHSHDHHDHSDDDHGHAGHHHGHQHGDTSTPAAFPWRRTALAVLLIAFAVAAASLVQVRSGEATVITRFGNPSRVLLNPGLNWRWPAPFEATIPVDLRLRTTSSGLQDVGTRDGLRIVVQAYVAWQVQDDPDNVQRFMRAVQNQPDEAARQIRTFVGSALETTAASFDLSSLINTDANQVKITEFETQLRHQIEQQLLSTYGVRVLQVGVERLTLPSVTLNATVDRMRAERETIATERTAVGKREAAQIRSAAERDARIVEADATVKAADIEAQSRVEAAQIYGKAYAGSPQLYNLLRSLDTLGTMVTPGTKLILRTDAAPFRVLVDGPPTLDGKSGSQP, encoded by the coding sequence TTGAGTCTGTTTCATTCACACGATCATCACGATCACTCGGACGATGACCACGGTCACGCCGGACATCACCACGGCCATCAGCATGGCGATACGTCCACTCCTGCGGCTTTCCCTTGGCGCCGAACCGCGCTCGCCGTTTTACTAATTGCCTTTGCAGTAGCGGCGGCTAGCCTGGTGCAAGTGCGTTCGGGCGAAGCGACGGTGATTACCCGCTTCGGCAATCCTTCTCGCGTACTTCTTAATCCGGGCTTGAACTGGCGTTGGCCAGCACCGTTCGAGGCCACGATTCCGGTTGATCTGCGGTTGCGCACTACATCCAGCGGTCTGCAAGACGTGGGTACACGTGATGGCCTGAGGATTGTCGTGCAAGCCTACGTCGCCTGGCAGGTGCAGGACGATCCAGACAATGTGCAGCGCTTCATGCGCGCCGTACAGAATCAGCCAGATGAAGCAGCGCGGCAAATCCGTACCTTTGTTGGTTCGGCGCTGGAAACCACGGCGGCCAGTTTTGACCTGTCCAGCTTGATCAATACCGATGCCAATCAAGTAAAAATCACTGAGTTTGAAACTCAGCTGCGCCACCAAATCGAACAGCAATTGCTCTCCACCTATGGCGTGCGCGTCTTACAGGTCGGCGTCGAGCGTCTGACCTTGCCGTCGGTGACGCTGAACGCAACCGTGGACCGCATGCGCGCCGAACGTGAAACTATCGCGACTGAACGTACGGCTGTAGGTAAACGCGAGGCGGCGCAGATCCGGTCGGCGGCGGAGCGTGATGCACGTATCGTAGAAGCCGACGCGACGGTCAAAGCAGCGGATATCGAAGCGCAATCGCGGGTAGAGGCTGCACAAATTTATGGCAAGGCCTATGCCGGATCGCCTCAGCTTTATAACTTGCTGCGGTCCCTGGATACATTGGGCACGATGGTTACGCCTGGGACTAAACTGATTCTGCGCACTGACGCAGCTCCGTTCCGCGTATTGGTTGACGGACCGCCAACGCTGGACGGTAAAAGCGGATCGCAACCATGA
- a CDS encoding acyltransferase: MAQDKRFHALDSFRGVCALAVVVYHLHLVGSITELQFFSNADLFVEFFFVLSGFVITHAYGSGARIDFRKFFILRTFRLLPLHLFMLGVFIVFEFLKLLASHKGFTFNKEPFTGQYSLSQVLPNFFLIQAWTPLTENLSFNYPSWSISIEYYMYMIFAAVAFFGAGYKKFVWCALSVGAFVLLYNNAGVLTEFAYKGLSCFFAGALSYSAFDLIKERVRINYWMYSLLEVVSLCLIVVTLNSDLTQKTIVCSLLFCWTVTLFAFDAGVISKLLKTRMFSFLGRLSYSIYLTHVVVLSGLILVFLVLEKKTGLTLAPMMGDVRYIDSGSILVNNLLVALILLCVIAISYVTYTVIEVNGQKVGRYLITARLKKVPATV, translated from the coding sequence ATGGCCCAAGACAAACGATTTCATGCACTTGATAGTTTCAGGGGCGTGTGTGCCCTCGCCGTTGTTGTTTACCATCTGCACCTTGTGGGCAGCATCACCGAGCTTCAATTTTTCAGTAACGCAGACCTGTTCGTCGAGTTTTTCTTTGTCCTGAGCGGTTTTGTCATCACCCACGCCTATGGCTCAGGCGCCCGTATCGATTTTCGAAAATTTTTTATATTGAGAACTTTTCGACTACTTCCATTACATCTGTTTATGTTGGGTGTGTTCATAGTATTCGAATTTCTAAAGCTTCTGGCGTCGCATAAAGGTTTTACGTTCAACAAAGAACCGTTTACCGGGCAGTATTCATTATCGCAAGTTCTGCCCAATTTTTTCCTGATACAGGCGTGGACTCCGCTAACGGAAAACCTATCCTTTAATTATCCCTCCTGGAGTATCAGTATTGAATACTACATGTACATGATATTTGCCGCGGTTGCGTTTTTTGGCGCGGGCTATAAAAAATTTGTCTGGTGCGCCCTCTCCGTGGGCGCTTTCGTACTGCTATATAACAATGCCGGTGTCTTGACTGAATTTGCTTATAAAGGGCTGTCGTGTTTTTTTGCGGGGGCGTTGTCGTACAGTGCGTTTGATCTGATAAAAGAACGGGTTCGAATCAACTATTGGATGTATTCACTTCTTGAAGTTGTTTCGCTGTGCCTGATTGTCGTGACCCTCAATTCGGACCTGACTCAGAAAACCATCGTCTGCAGCCTTTTATTTTGCTGGACAGTCACGTTATTTGCCTTTGACGCGGGCGTGATATCGAAGCTGCTAAAAACCAGAATGTTCAGCTTTCTCGGCCGCCTCTCTTACTCGATCTACCTCACGCATGTCGTTGTACTCAGCGGCCTGATTCTGGTTTTTTTGGTCTTGGAGAAAAAGACCGGGTTAACGTTGGCGCCGATGATGGGGGATGTCAGGTACATTGATTCCGGCAGTATCCTGGTCAATAACCTGTTGGTGGCCTTGATACTCCTTTGCGTTATCGCGATTTCATACGTGACCTATACGGTCATTGAGGTTAACGGTCAGAAAGTGGGCCGTTATCTGATAACCGCAAGGTTGAAAAAAGTACCCGCCACTGTTTAG
- a CDS encoding acyltransferase family protein, translating to MDFRKDINGLRAIAVIAVILFHFNPAWLPGGYAGVDIFFVISGYLITGIIFRGLQKNSFGLITFYTSRARRIIPALAAMCFALLAFGWFYLLPLEYSELGKHVASSLGFFSNFVYWSEAGYFAASAHEKWLLHTWSLSVEWQFYMIYPIVLLLLSRLVTLNVLRWIVLAGSILGFLACVYVSFKWPEPAFYLLPARAWELLAGGVACLFPIKLKGLPQRALEALGVGLMLVSFFVLSEKDVWPGYLALLPVMGTLLVIVSARQDSLMTNNPFSQWTGKLSYSLYLWHWPVVVFMSYAGYLNDTRSALLGIATSFALGLASFTLIEKSSTAKKPERPWKFATVGSLIVLVFAAGAAVKATQGAVTPLRAISISDKARFVQDYADRQNNLYETYWLKCDAFSAFTQRGQKAIDPSCTQKHGEGGVFLWGDSHAQALSLGLRTLLPKETPFYQVTSAACKPSLTDDTGLQTPPRITCNYSNRTALESIKADKPDIVVIAQKDEHDKTHWDLIAARLKSYGVKHVVLMGPLPQWSPSLPSVIANRHWGANDSHITDAALDRSVMIADRATQSSIDHNAVDFVSLIDKLCVADSCLVRLQGDNSLLQIDSGHLSEKGSIYIVKNFVMPEIEKLN from the coding sequence ATGGACTTTCGAAAAGACATCAATGGACTACGCGCGATCGCGGTGATCGCCGTCATCCTGTTCCACTTCAACCCGGCTTGGCTGCCCGGCGGCTATGCGGGCGTTGATATTTTTTTCGTGATTTCCGGCTACCTGATCACCGGCATCATTTTCCGGGGTTTGCAGAAAAACAGCTTCGGCCTGATCACCTTCTACACATCTCGCGCCCGGCGAATTATCCCCGCACTGGCGGCGATGTGCTTTGCATTGCTGGCATTCGGTTGGTTCTACCTGCTGCCCCTGGAATACAGCGAACTGGGCAAACACGTCGCCAGTAGCCTGGGGTTCTTTTCCAACTTCGTGTACTGGTCTGAAGCGGGTTACTTCGCCGCTAGCGCCCACGAAAAATGGCTGCTGCACACCTGGTCCCTTTCGGTGGAGTGGCAGTTTTACATGATCTACCCGATTGTCCTGCTGTTGCTGAGCAGGCTAGTCACGTTGAATGTGCTGCGCTGGATCGTCTTGGCCGGGAGCATTCTGGGCTTTCTCGCTTGCGTGTACGTGTCGTTCAAATGGCCGGAGCCGGCGTTCTATTTACTGCCCGCCCGCGCCTGGGAATTATTGGCGGGTGGCGTTGCCTGTTTGTTCCCGATCAAACTCAAAGGCCTGCCGCAACGGGCCTTGGAAGCATTGGGTGTAGGCCTGATGCTGGTGAGCTTTTTCGTGTTGTCCGAAAAAGACGTGTGGCCGGGTTACCTGGCGCTGCTGCCGGTGATGGGCACCTTATTGGTGATCGTCTCGGCGCGGCAAGATTCGCTCATGACCAACAACCCCTTCTCACAATGGACCGGTAAGCTTTCCTACTCCCTGTATCTGTGGCACTGGCCGGTGGTGGTGTTCATGAGCTACGCCGGGTACTTGAACGACACCCGTAGTGCGCTGCTCGGAATCGCCACCTCATTCGCCTTGGGCCTGGCTTCGTTTACGCTTATCGAAAAAAGCTCAACAGCGAAAAAGCCAGAACGCCCCTGGAAGTTCGCAACCGTCGGCAGCTTGATCGTGCTGGTATTCGCCGCAGGCGCGGCGGTCAAAGCGACCCAAGGCGCTGTTACACCGTTACGCGCCATCAGTATCTCGGACAAGGCACGCTTCGTTCAGGACTACGCCGACCGGCAAAACAACCTCTACGAAACCTACTGGCTCAAGTGCGACGCGTTCTCCGCCTTCACCCAGCGCGGACAAAAAGCGATTGACCCGTCCTGCACGCAAAAACACGGCGAAGGCGGCGTCTTCCTGTGGGGCGATTCCCACGCTCAAGCACTGTCGCTGGGACTACGAACCCTGCTGCCCAAAGAAACGCCGTTCTACCAAGTCACCTCGGCCGCGTGCAAACCGAGCCTGACCGATGACACCGGCCTGCAAACACCGCCGCGCATCACCTGCAACTACTCCAACAGAACCGCACTGGAAAGCATCAAGGCCGACAAACCCGACATCGTGGTCATCGCGCAAAAAGACGAACACGACAAAACCCACTGGGACCTAATCGCCGCACGGCTCAAAAGCTACGGCGTCAAACACGTGGTCCTCATGGGCCCGCTGCCGCAATGGAGCCCGTCCCTGCCCAGCGTTATCGCCAACCGCCACTGGGGCGCCAACGACTCCCACATCACCGACGCCGCCCTCGACCGCAGCGTCATGATCGCCGACCGCGCCACCCAAAGCTCCATCGACCACAACGCCGTCGACTTCGTCTCGCTGATCGACAAATTATGCGTCGCAGACTCTTGCCTGGTGCGGCTGCAGGGAGACAACTCACTGCTGCAAATCGACTCCGGGCACCTGAGTGAAAAGGGCTCGATTTATATCGTTAAGAATTTTGTGATGCCGGAGATTGAGAAACTGAATTGA